One part of the Rutidosis leptorrhynchoides isolate AG116_Rl617_1_P2 chromosome 1, CSIRO_AGI_Rlap_v1, whole genome shotgun sequence genome encodes these proteins:
- the LOC139897945 gene encoding uncharacterized protein gives MAGDDSEGSGTKATQVSDLDFGAENYNVWSRAMLLALQTKNKTGFIDGPEIKSTIDEVLALQWDRCNPVVLSWILNSIGEELFAGKVFSKLAKTVWDELKESYDNIDGSIHFNLHKKINTISQIGDSLSDYYHKLNAL, from the exons ATGGCTGGTGATGATTCTGAAGGAAGTGGAACCAAGGCCACTCAAGTGAGTGACCTTGATTTTG GAGCAGAAAACTATAATGTCTGGAGTAGAGCTATGCTGCTAGctctacaaactaaaaataaaactggTTTTATTGATGGGCCTGAAATTAAAAGTACTATTGATGAAGTTCTTGCTTTACAATGGGATAGATGCAATCCTGTTGTTCTTTCTTGGATTCTTAATTCTATTGGTGAAGAATTGTTCGCTGGTAAAGTTTTCTCTAAATTGGCTAAAACTGTATGGGATGAGTTAAAAGAAAGTTATGATAATATAGATGGGTCAATCCATTTTAATCTGCATAAAAAGATTAATACAATTTCTCAAATTGGTGATTCATTATCTGACTACTATCATAAGTTAAATGCTTTATGA